The region TGGGCGAGATTGCTGGATGGCGATCACGCGCTTAAATTAATAAAAGACCAATTAACCCCTTCAATGCAGGAAGGGCATAGTGAAAAAGGAGGGACTTATCCCAATCTTTTTGATGCGCACCCTCCATTCCAAATCGATGGAAATTTTGGTTGTACCGCTGGCATTGCCGAAATGCTTTTACAAAGTCACGATGGCGCCATTCATATTCTGCCTGCATTACCTGAAGCCTGGGAAAAAGGAGAGATTACGGGTTTAAGAGCTCGTGGAGGTTTTGAAGTAGATTTGGAATGGGAGAATAATAAGCCGGACAATGTTATTATTAAATCTGAATTAGGTGGTGTTGTTAGGATTCGGTCATATACCCCCTTGGAAGGAGAAGGTTTGGAAGAAGCCAAAGGTGATAACCCAAATAAGTTTTACAGCCTTCCGGATATTAAACAACCGCTTGTTTCAGAAGAAGCCGAGTTAAAAGAAGTGAAAATTCAGAAAGTATATGAATACGATTTGAAAACTTCTGAAGGAGGGCAGTATGAATTGAAAATTAATAAATGACTATAACTGATAAACTATAAAATTATGAAACTCAGACTTAAAATGCTTGCATTATTTGGATTAGGAATAATGCTTTCGCCTCAGCTTTTAAAAGCTCAAAACCCCATTATCACAGATGTTTTTACGGCAGACCCCGCACCGCTGGTTTATGACGATACGGTTTATTTATATACCAGCCACGATACGGCTTCAGTATCTTCCACCAACTACGAAATGAAGGATTGGCTAGTTTTTTCTTCGACTGATATGAAAAATTGGAAAAATCACGGACCAAAACTCTCGCCAAAAGATTTCTCCTGGGCAACCGGGGATGCCTATGCGGCTGAGGTTGCAGAAAGAGACGGTAAATTTTATTTTTATGTATCCACCTTTCATAAAGATGATGACAGGAGCGATGGGGGTGCGGCAATAGGAGTAGCGGTTGCAGATTCACCCTTAGGGCCATTTAAGGATGCAAAAGGAGAAGCTTTAATCTATAATGAAATGACCACCGATAATCCTCACGGGTGGGATGATATTGATCCTTCGGTTTTTGTGGATGATGATGGCCAGGCCTATATGTACTGGGGTAATGGCAGTATGAAAATGGTCAAATTAAAAGATAATATGATTGAATTAGATGGGAAAATCCAATATTATAATCCAAAGAATTTTATAGAAGGTCCCTGGGTTTACAAAAGAAAAGGCCTGTATTATTTAGTATATGCGAGCAAGGGGGAAGAACGAGAAAGAGTTGAATACGCTACCTCTGATAGTCCGGAAGGACCCTGGGAATACCGTGGAATACTCGCAGACAGCGCTCCCAATAGTTTTACCATTCATCCCGGTATTATCGAGTACAAAGGAAAAGATTATTTCTTTTACCATAATGGTGTATTACCAACCGGGGGAAGTTATCGACGTTCAATTACCGTAGATTATATGTACTACAATGAAGATGGCACCATTCAGAAAGTAGAACAAACCGAAGAAGGGGTAGAAGCTGTAGAATAGTTTTTATAATCACATTAACGGGTTAGGTTCCCTGGAATTTTTTGACTGGATAAATTACTTTTTAGATCTCCGGAAAATAATAACTGAACACAGATTCAAGAGCCTGAAATTATGAAATAGCGATTACTGCTTTTATTAAAGTAGGACGATAAGAATTAAATGAAAATCAAGAAATGAAAAAAAATCAAGTTGTTTTAATCACCGCCTTTTTGGCTTTATTTGTTTTTACCGGTTGTAATGCCCAAAAAAATATTCCGGTATTTTCCAGCGTGGTATATGAAGGTGATGACGATATCTATAATGAAAATCCTTTGGATCCTAATGAGTTCTACAATCCAATTTTACAGGGAATGTATCCAGATCCGGCCATTGCCCGAAAAGGTGATGATTATTATTTAGTAGCTTCATCTTTCGCAATGTTTCCAGGAGTGCCAATTTTCCATTCTAACGATTTGGTAAACTGGAAGCAAATTGGTCACGTGCTGGATCGCAAATCTCAGCTTAAAGTGCACGATACAGGAATTAGTATGGGGATTTATGCACCAGATATCCGCTATAATCCGCATAATGATACTTTTTATATGATCACCACGCAATTTGCGGGCGGTTTCGGCAATATAGTAGTTAAAACCCAGGATCCTAAAGAGGGATGGAGTGATCCTATTAAATTGGATTTTGCAGGAATAGATCCTGCAATCTTTTTTGATGACGACGGTAAAGCTTATGTAGTTCATAATGATGCTCCAAATGAGGGAGAAGAATTGTACCAGGGGCATCGTGTGATTAAAATATGGGAATATGATGTTGAAAACGATCAGGTAATAAAAGGTACCGATAAAATTATTGTGAATGGCGGGGTAGATCTTTCCAAAAAACCAATTTGGATTGAAGCACCGCATATTTATAAAAAAGATGGCCGTTATTACTTAATGTGTGCTGAAGGTGGTACCGGAGGCTGGCATAGTGAAGTGATTTTTGTAAGCGACAACCCTATGGGGCCTTACGAACCTGCACCCAACAATCCTATTTTAACACAGCGTCATTTTCCAAAAGACAGGAAAAACAAAGTAGATTGGGCGGGCCACGCCGATTTGGTTGTTGGACCAGACGATAAATATTACGGGGTGTTTTTAGGAATACGGCCTAATGAAAAAGACAGGGTAAATACCGGTAGAGAAACTTTTATTCTGCCTGTAGATTGGTCTGGTGAATTCCCCGTTTTTGTTAACGGGCTGGTTCCAATGGAGCCGAAACTTGAAATGCCTGAAGGTGTTGAAAATAAGACAGGGGAAGGGGACTTTTTTCCAAATGGTAATTTCACCTATACCGAAGATTTTTCTTCCAAAAACCTAGATTATCGTTGGATTGGCTTAAGAGGTCCGCGTGAAGATTTTATCGAATTCACAAAGAAAGGTCTTAAAATTAATCCTTTTGAAGTGAACATAAAAGAAGTAAAACCAACTTCTACGCTTTTTCACAGGCAGCAGCATAAAGATTTTTCTTTTACAACTACTATAGATTACAAACCTAAGTCTGAAAATGATTTGGCCGGAATCACCGCTTTACAAAATGAAGGTTTCAATTATGTTTTTGGTATTACTAAAAAAGACAAAGAACATTATTTAGTGCTGGAAAGAACAGAAAAAGGTTCTTCTGAAATATTGGCCAGTAAA is a window of Salegentibacter salegens DNA encoding:
- a CDS encoding glycoside hydrolase family 43 protein, with protein sequence MKLRLKMLALFGLGIMLSPQLLKAQNPIITDVFTADPAPLVYDDTVYLYTSHDTASVSSTNYEMKDWLVFSSTDMKNWKNHGPKLSPKDFSWATGDAYAAEVAERDGKFYFYVSTFHKDDDRSDGGAAIGVAVADSPLGPFKDAKGEALIYNEMTTDNPHGWDDIDPSVFVDDDGQAYMYWGNGSMKMVKLKDNMIELDGKIQYYNPKNFIEGPWVYKRKGLYYLVYASKGEERERVEYATSDSPEGPWEYRGILADSAPNSFTIHPGIIEYKGKDYFFYHNGVLPTGGSYRRSITVDYMYYNEDGTIQKVEQTEEGVEAVE
- a CDS encoding glycoside hydrolase family 43 protein; translation: MKKNQVVLITAFLALFVFTGCNAQKNIPVFSSVVYEGDDDIYNENPLDPNEFYNPILQGMYPDPAIARKGDDYYLVASSFAMFPGVPIFHSNDLVNWKQIGHVLDRKSQLKVHDTGISMGIYAPDIRYNPHNDTFYMITTQFAGGFGNIVVKTQDPKEGWSDPIKLDFAGIDPAIFFDDDGKAYVVHNDAPNEGEELYQGHRVIKIWEYDVENDQVIKGTDKIIVNGGVDLSKKPIWIEAPHIYKKDGRYYLMCAEGGTGGWHSEVIFVSDNPMGPYEPAPNNPILTQRHFPKDRKNKVDWAGHADLVVGPDDKYYGVFLGIRPNEKDRVNTGRETFILPVDWSGEFPVFVNGLVPMEPKLEMPEGVENKTGEGDFFPNGNFTYTEDFSSKNLDYRWIGLRGPREDFIEFTKKGLKINPFEVNIKEVKPTSTLFHRQQHKDFSFTTTIDYKPKSENDLAGITALQNEGFNYVFGITKKDKEHYLVLERTEKGSSEILASKKIELKGSIQLRVEADGDDYRFSYTLNGEGFENLGGTVSGDILSTNVAGGFTGTLIGLYATSANDAVPE